Part of the Hallerella porci genome is shown below.
AATGACATTCCTAAATTTTTATCGCGCCATATCGCAGATTCTTTAATGCCTTATATTGTTCTTTCTAAAAAAAACTTTTTAAAACCTAATATGATTTGGGCTGATATGGGCGCAGGCGGCGGATGTCCTGTATTTCCTTTAGCAATTGCTTGTCCAGAAATTCAATTTTATGCTTCTGAGCCGCGACACAAGAGAGTTCTCTTTTTAGAAAAAACAAAAAATTCTCTGCATTTAGAGAATCTTCAAATCGTTGGAAAAAGATTTGAAACTTCTGAAATTTCAAATTGCGATGTAATTTCTTGTCGCGCACTTTCACGCTTCGAAGCAGATTATGAACGCGCTCTTCCTGCTCTTAAAAAAGATGGAATTTTTGTGACTTTTAAAAGCAAAGAAATTGCGCAAGAATTGAAGAACATTCCGAATGTTCATTTGATTGATTATCGTCTTCCATTAGAA
Proteins encoded:
- the rsmG gene encoding 16S rRNA (guanine(527)-N(7))-methyltransferase RsmG, yielding MKHYFDSNQEELLLKFLAKQEVSLSDNQLEKLFDYVQLVIQGNEKVNLISRNDIPKFLSRHIADSLMPYIVLSKKNFLKPNMIWADMGAGGGCPVFPLAIACPEIQFYASEPRHKRVLFLEKTKNSLHLENLQIVGKRFETSEISNCDVISCRALSRFEADYERALPALKKDGIFVTFKSKEIAQELKNIPNVHLIDYRLPLENLEYSLVIKGIYG